The Porites lutea chromosome 11, jaPorLute2.1, whole genome shotgun sequence genome includes a region encoding these proteins:
- the LOC140952229 gene encoding uncharacterized protein isoform X3: protein MRTQIITDEEIDDIIRDYIARHGSTTGESYLRGYFRALGYTIQRRRIRESLNRVDPRNTALRWGALVSRRVYFVPWPNSLWHLDGHHSLIRWGFIIHGCIDGYSRRIIFLHCSTNNLASTVLGLFESAVERDGGLWPSRIRVDYGVENTAVCDAMVAVRGEGRGSFIAGSSTRNQRIERLWRDVFRCICHVFYYIFYAMEQTGVLDVENPIHMFTLQYVYLARINNALSEWMVSFNDHPVQTEHSWSPNQMWLNGMMHPCNPLANGSNDVEPEDMTFYGEDPEAPIPTEESNNNVEVFPAQLPSNNTDELVAYLTTAVDPLQESSSFGVDIYAKALEIIVHKLEQEH, encoded by the exons ATGAGAACTCAAAT CATCACTGATGAAGAAATCGACGATATCATTCGTGACTACATTGCACGCCATGGGTCAACCACAGGAGAATCCTACCTCCGTGGATACTTTAGAGCATTGGGATATACCATACAGAGAAGGAGGATCAGAGAGAGTTTAAACAGGGTAGATCCAAGGAACACCGCATTGAGGTGGGGTGCATTAGTGTCAAGGAGAGTGTATTTTGTCCCGTGGCCAAACTCGTTATGGCATTTAGATGGTCATCACTCTTTGATTCGCTGGGGCTTTATAATACACGGATGCATCGATGGTTATTCAAGaagaattattttccttcattGCAGCACAAATAATCTTGCTTCAACGGTTCTTGGTCTCTTTGAAAGTGCTGTGGAACGAGATGGTGGGTTATGGCCCTCTCGCATCAGGGTAGATTATGGTGTGGAGAACACTGCTGTATGTGATGCAATGGTAGCTGTTCGGGGAGAAGGTCGGGGTAGTTTCATTGCTGGTTCATCCACAAGAAATCAGAGAATTGAGAGATTATGGAGAGATGTTTTCAGATGTATTTGCCATGTATTTTACTACATATTCTATGCAATGGAGCAAACTGGAGTTTTGGATGTTGAAAACCCTATTCACATGTTTACTTTACAGTATGTCTATTTGGCAAGAATAAACAATGCTTTATCTGAATGGATGGTCTCTTTCAATGACCATCCTGTCCAAACAGAGCACAGTTGGTCACCAAATCAAATGTGGTTGAATGGGATGATGCATCCATGCAATCCTCTTGCTAATGGCAGTAATGACGTTGAGCCTGAAGATATGACATTTTATGGAGAAGATCCTGAAGCACCGATACCAACTGAAGAATCCAACAACAATGTTGAAGTGTTTCCTGCCCAGCTACCAAGCAACAACACTGATGAACTGGTGGCCTATTTAACTACTGCTGTTGATCCTTTACAGGAGTCTTCTAGTTTTGGTGTGGACATTTATGCTAAAGCTCTTGAAATTATAGTTCATAAGTTAGAGCAAGAACACTGA
- the LOC140952229 gene encoding uncharacterized protein isoform X1, producing the protein MIDVCDDLAIESFFEHVLNRTEELLDENSNVSGEHRISTHFDLLERTVRLLAQLARIVTDETDLKLLGDLRVVFSELLEKFLHHFGSTASYTSQVITFPSLLVKTEGPGRPRVHIPPEVLEELRGLGFTWQKIASIFKVSRWTIMRRVRLFELENLSLFSSITDEEIDDIIRDYIARHGSTTGESYLRGYFRALGYTIQRRRIRESLNRVDPRNTALRWGALVSRRVYFVPWPNSLWHLDGHHSLIRWGFIIHGCIDGYSRRIIFLHCSTNNLASTVLGLFESAVERDGGLWPSRIRVDYGVENTAVCDAMVAVRGEGRGSFIAGSSTRNQRIERLWRDVFRCICHVFYYIFYAMEQTGVLDVENPIHMFTLQYVYLARINNALSEWMVSFNDHPVQTEHSWSPNQMWLNGMMHPCNPLANGSNDVEPEDMTFYGEDPEAPIPTEESNNNVEVFPAQLPSNNTDELVAYLTTAVDPLQESSSFGVDIYAKALEIIVHKLEQEH; encoded by the coding sequence ATGATCGATGTTTGTGATGATTTAGCAATCGAGAGTTTCTTTGAGCATGTCTTAAACAGGACGGAGGAACTTCTTGATGAGAACTCAAATGTAAGCGGTGAACATCGTATTTCAACCCATTTCGATCTCCTAGAGAGAACGGTAAGATTACTAGCTCAATTGGCGAGGATAGTCACAGACGAAACTGATCTGAAACTGTTAGGCGATTTAAGAGTGGTGTTTTCTGAACTACTTGAAAAGTTCCTTCATCATTTTGGAAGCACGGCATCTTATACCTCGCAAGTAATAACATTCCCTAGTCTATTGGTCAAGACTGAAGGCCCAGGTAGACCACGGGTTCACATTCCGCCTGAGGTACTCGAAGAGTTGAGAGGGCTGGGATTTACATGGCAAAAGATTGCTAGTATATTTAAAGTGTCACGCTGGACAATTATGCGTCGAGTTCGTTTATTTGAACTTGAAAATCTCTCTCTCTTCAGTAGCATCACTGATGAAGAAATCGACGATATCATTCGTGACTACATTGCACGCCATGGGTCAACCACAGGAGAATCCTACCTCCGTGGATACTTTAGAGCATTGGGATATACCATACAGAGAAGGAGGATCAGAGAGAGTTTAAACAGGGTAGATCCAAGGAACACCGCATTGAGGTGGGGTGCATTAGTGTCAAGGAGAGTGTATTTTGTCCCGTGGCCAAACTCGTTATGGCATTTAGATGGTCATCACTCTTTGATTCGCTGGGGCTTTATAATACACGGATGCATCGATGGTTATTCAAGaagaattattttccttcattGCAGCACAAATAATCTTGCTTCAACGGTTCTTGGTCTCTTTGAAAGTGCTGTGGAACGAGATGGTGGGTTATGGCCCTCTCGCATCAGGGTAGATTATGGTGTGGAGAACACTGCTGTATGTGATGCAATGGTAGCTGTTCGGGGAGAAGGTCGGGGTAGTTTCATTGCTGGTTCATCCACAAGAAATCAGAGAATTGAGAGATTATGGAGAGATGTTTTCAGATGTATTTGCCATGTATTTTACTACATATTCTATGCAATGGAGCAAACTGGAGTTTTGGATGTTGAAAACCCTATTCACATGTTTACTTTACAGTATGTCTATTTGGCAAGAATAAACAATGCTTTATCTGAATGGATGGTCTCTTTCAATGACCATCCTGTCCAAACAGAGCACAGTTGGTCACCAAATCAAATGTGGTTGAATGGGATGATGCATCCATGCAATCCTCTTGCTAATGGCAGTAATGACGTTGAGCCTGAAGATATGACATTTTATGGAGAAGATCCTGAAGCACCGATACCAACTGAAGAATCCAACAACAATGTTGAAGTGTTTCCTGCCCAGCTACCAAGCAACAACACTGATGAACTGGTGGCCTATTTAACTACTGCTGTTGATCCTTTACAGGAGTCTTCTAGTTTTGGTGTGGACATTTATGCTAAAGCTCTTGAAATTATAGTTCATAAGTTAGAGCAAGAACACTGA
- the LOC140952229 gene encoding uncharacterized protein isoform X2 has product MRTQISITDEEIDDIIRDYIARHGSTTGESYLRGYFRALGYTIQRRRIRESLNRVDPRNTALRWGALVSRRVYFVPWPNSLWHLDGHHSLIRWGFIIHGCIDGYSRRIIFLHCSTNNLASTVLGLFESAVERDGGLWPSRIRVDYGVENTAVCDAMVAVRGEGRGSFIAGSSTRNQRIERLWRDVFRCICHVFYYIFYAMEQTGVLDVENPIHMFTLQYVYLARINNALSEWMVSFNDHPVQTEHSWSPNQMWLNGMMHPCNPLANGSNDVEPEDMTFYGEDPEAPIPTEESNNNVEVFPAQLPSNNTDELVAYLTTAVDPLQESSSFGVDIYAKALEIIVHKLEQEH; this is encoded by the exons ATGAGAACTCAAAT TAGCATCACTGATGAAGAAATCGACGATATCATTCGTGACTACATTGCACGCCATGGGTCAACCACAGGAGAATCCTACCTCCGTGGATACTTTAGAGCATTGGGATATACCATACAGAGAAGGAGGATCAGAGAGAGTTTAAACAGGGTAGATCCAAGGAACACCGCATTGAGGTGGGGTGCATTAGTGTCAAGGAGAGTGTATTTTGTCCCGTGGCCAAACTCGTTATGGCATTTAGATGGTCATCACTCTTTGATTCGCTGGGGCTTTATAATACACGGATGCATCGATGGTTATTCAAGaagaattattttccttcattGCAGCACAAATAATCTTGCTTCAACGGTTCTTGGTCTCTTTGAAAGTGCTGTGGAACGAGATGGTGGGTTATGGCCCTCTCGCATCAGGGTAGATTATGGTGTGGAGAACACTGCTGTATGTGATGCAATGGTAGCTGTTCGGGGAGAAGGTCGGGGTAGTTTCATTGCTGGTTCATCCACAAGAAATCAGAGAATTGAGAGATTATGGAGAGATGTTTTCAGATGTATTTGCCATGTATTTTACTACATATTCTATGCAATGGAGCAAACTGGAGTTTTGGATGTTGAAAACCCTATTCACATGTTTACTTTACAGTATGTCTATTTGGCAAGAATAAACAATGCTTTATCTGAATGGATGGTCTCTTTCAATGACCATCCTGTCCAAACAGAGCACAGTTGGTCACCAAATCAAATGTGGTTGAATGGGATGATGCATCCATGCAATCCTCTTGCTAATGGCAGTAATGACGTTGAGCCTGAAGATATGACATTTTATGGAGAAGATCCTGAAGCACCGATACCAACTGAAGAATCCAACAACAATGTTGAAGTGTTTCCTGCCCAGCTACCAAGCAACAACACTGATGAACTGGTGGCCTATTTAACTACTGCTGTTGATCCTTTACAGGAGTCTTCTAGTTTTGGTGTGGACATTTATGCTAAAGCTCTTGAAATTATAGTTCATAAGTTAGAGCAAGAACACTGA